Proteins from one Anastrepha obliqua isolate idAnaObli1 chromosome 2, idAnaObli1_1.0, whole genome shotgun sequence genomic window:
- the LOC129236992 gene encoding NAD(P)H-hydrate epimerase isoform X3 produces MSHCKNSQKIKFLTQDEAINIDVELFNEYKFSVDQLMELAGLSCAQAIAKCYPAERYKRVLICCGPGNNGGDGLVCARHLSLMRYQPTIYYPKPTPKELYENLTHQCMRQSIPFLNTNPTLETTNECFELIVDALFGFSFKPPVREVFIPIMEILQKTNIPIASIDIPSGWDVEKGKLNEDFEPELLISLTVPKLCASSFKGKYHYLGGRFVPPALQEKYQLHLPEYPNCDLCVKL; encoded by the exons ATGTCTCATTGCAAAaactcacaaaaaataaaatttttgacacaAGACGAAGCAATTAATATTGATGTAGAGTTATTTAACGAATATAAGTTTAGTGTCGATCAACTTATGGAACTGGCTGGTTTGAGCTGCGCCCAAGCCATAGCAAAATGTTACCCAGCCGAACGATATAAGCGGGTTCTTATATGCTGTGGGCCTGGTAACAACGGCGGTGATGGATTAGTGTGCGCTCGACATTTATCCCTGATGCGTTATCAACCAACCATTTACTACCCAAAACCAACACCAAAAGAACTATATGAAAATCTAACCCATCAGTGCATGCGTCAATCTATACCATTTCTTAATACAAACCCAACTCTTGAAACAACAAATGAATGCTTCGAATTAATTGTTGATGCACTTTTCGGTTTCAGCTTTAAACCACCAGTTCGAGAGGTATTTATACCTATAATGGAAATACTTCAAAAGACGAACATACCGATTGCAAG CATTGATATACCAAGCGGCTGGGATGTCGAAAAAGGCAAATTAAATGAAGATTTCGAACCAGAACTGTTAATATCGCTAACAGTTCCAAAACTGTGCGCCAGTTCATTTAAAGGAAAATACCATTATTTGGGAGGACGTTTCGTTCCACCAGCCCTCCAAGAAAAGTACCAACTACATTTGCCCGAGTATCCAAACTGCGACTTGTGTgtgaaattgtaa
- the LOC129236994 gene encoding uncharacterized protein LOC129236994, which produces MTSFGADKIVRDNYMPTFKIQGQIYHRVGSLLPLPEQNHKFLQIYFVGNTETEIDLRCAISHNIRRGIIIQLQEFFHEHNELVHFFRTSLERMMSDSHKIVIRPNKTPVLMHARRYNAPSVDEVAIVIVGDNFEKT; this is translated from the exons ATGACTTCTTTTGGGGCTGATAAAATTGTGAGAGACAATTACATGCCAACATTTAAG ATACAAGGTCAAATTTATCATAGAGTTGGTTCATTATTGCCACTCCCTGaacaaaatcacaaatttttgcaaatttacttTGTTGGAAATACCGAGACAGAGATTGATTTACGATGTGCAATTAGTCACAATATTCGGCGAGGAATAATTATACAATTGCAAGAATTCTTTCATGAACATAATGAATTGGTTCATTTCTTTCGTACATCTCTTGAACGAATGATGTCGGATAGTCACAAAATTGTAATACGACCGAACAAAACGCCAGTTCTCATGCATGCCAGAAGATATAATGCACCATCTGTTGATGAAGTTGCAATAGTAATTGTCGgtgacaattttgaaaaaacgtgA
- the LOC129236992 gene encoding NAD(P)H-hydrate epimerase isoform X1: protein MRILISNASKCYYTSKALIFTAGVGFHHSTRPNHLLIQNQKMSHCKNSQKIKFLTQDEAINIDVELFNEYKFSVDQLMELAGLSCAQAIAKCYPAERYKRVLICCGPGNNGGDGLVCARHLSLMRYQPTIYYPKPTPKELYENLTHQCMRQSIPFLNTNPTLETTNECFELIVDALFGFSFKPPVREVFIPIMEILQKTNIPIASIDIPSGWDVEKGKLNEDFEPELLISLTVPKLCASSFKGKYHYLGGRFVPPALQEKYQLHLPEYPNCDLCVKL from the exons ATGCGAATTCTCATCTCGAATGCTTCTAAATGCTATTACACTAGTAAAGCATTAATATTTACTGCCGGGGTTGGCTTCCACCATTCGACCCG GCCAAATCATTTATTAATACAAAACCAAAAGATGTCTCATTGCAAAaactcacaaaaaataaaatttttgacacaAGACGAAGCAATTAATATTGATGTAGAGTTATTTAACGAATATAAGTTTAGTGTCGATCAACTTATGGAACTGGCTGGTTTGAGCTGCGCCCAAGCCATAGCAAAATGTTACCCAGCCGAACGATATAAGCGGGTTCTTATATGCTGTGGGCCTGGTAACAACGGCGGTGATGGATTAGTGTGCGCTCGACATTTATCCCTGATGCGTTATCAACCAACCATTTACTACCCAAAACCAACACCAAAAGAACTATATGAAAATCTAACCCATCAGTGCATGCGTCAATCTATACCATTTCTTAATACAAACCCAACTCTTGAAACAACAAATGAATGCTTCGAATTAATTGTTGATGCACTTTTCGGTTTCAGCTTTAAACCACCAGTTCGAGAGGTATTTATACCTATAATGGAAATACTTCAAAAGACGAACATACCGATTGCAAG CATTGATATACCAAGCGGCTGGGATGTCGAAAAAGGCAAATTAAATGAAGATTTCGAACCAGAACTGTTAATATCGCTAACAGTTCCAAAACTGTGCGCCAGTTCATTTAAAGGAAAATACCATTATTTGGGAGGACGTTTCGTTCCACCAGCCCTCCAAGAAAAGTACCAACTACATTTGCCCGAGTATCCAAACTGCGACTTGTGTgtgaaattgtaa
- the LOC129236992 gene encoding NAD(P)H-hydrate epimerase isoform X2: MPNHLLIQNQKMSHCKNSQKIKFLTQDEAINIDVELFNEYKFSVDQLMELAGLSCAQAIAKCYPAERYKRVLICCGPGNNGGDGLVCARHLSLMRYQPTIYYPKPTPKELYENLTHQCMRQSIPFLNTNPTLETTNECFELIVDALFGFSFKPPVREVFIPIMEILQKTNIPIASIDIPSGWDVEKGKLNEDFEPELLISLTVPKLCASSFKGKYHYLGGRFVPPALQEKYQLHLPEYPNCDLCVKL, from the exons AT GCCAAATCATTTATTAATACAAAACCAAAAGATGTCTCATTGCAAAaactcacaaaaaataaaatttttgacacaAGACGAAGCAATTAATATTGATGTAGAGTTATTTAACGAATATAAGTTTAGTGTCGATCAACTTATGGAACTGGCTGGTTTGAGCTGCGCCCAAGCCATAGCAAAATGTTACCCAGCCGAACGATATAAGCGGGTTCTTATATGCTGTGGGCCTGGTAACAACGGCGGTGATGGATTAGTGTGCGCTCGACATTTATCCCTGATGCGTTATCAACCAACCATTTACTACCCAAAACCAACACCAAAAGAACTATATGAAAATCTAACCCATCAGTGCATGCGTCAATCTATACCATTTCTTAATACAAACCCAACTCTTGAAACAACAAATGAATGCTTCGAATTAATTGTTGATGCACTTTTCGGTTTCAGCTTTAAACCACCAGTTCGAGAGGTATTTATACCTATAATGGAAATACTTCAAAAGACGAACATACCGATTGCAAG CATTGATATACCAAGCGGCTGGGATGTCGAAAAAGGCAAATTAAATGAAGATTTCGAACCAGAACTGTTAATATCGCTAACAGTTCCAAAACTGTGCGCCAGTTCATTTAAAGGAAAATACCATTATTTGGGAGGACGTTTCGTTCCACCAGCCCTCCAAGAAAAGTACCAACTACATTTGCCCGAGTATCCAAACTGCGACTTGTGTgtgaaattgtaa
- the LOC129236989 gene encoding RNA-binding protein NOB1, whose translation MTEVERKIEFLVADTTAFINAVQLNDYAKNVLTVPDVIKEVRNKRQIRRLCVLPFDLQVREPRTESVKHCVEFAKKTGDYASLSGIDIKVISLTYELEVDNVGSEHLRSEPVLSKVVASKEKPEELQENTKLAGWYNPSGGSSSEDEEDDSEPNGYVEDAGDNKELDAVKNAIDLQINNPTESHNNDNEITQEELDKFFEKLRCDENDDACDILVPQRTGDNEQDHDSDELDGDDNQETTITQSESTIDDEDNIDGGWITPANIKKVKKSLEGKVESMVVPHVACMSTDYALQNVLKQMNLQICALDGRVIKNLRTYILRCYACFKTTSIMTKVFCPNCGNKSLKRVAVSLDENGKQVIHINTRRPLTAKYKNQSLPRFQGGKHSRNPILFEDQPIPRQMPSRVAKTKTNALDDDYIAGFSPFVMRDVDSKSAILRSKGNLKEWARNNTFEEDRRKKHYNRVYK comes from the exons ATGACTGAAgtggaaagaaaaattgaattctTGGTGGCTGACACCACAGCCTTTATCAATGCAGTTCAGCTAAAT GATTACGCGAAAAATGTATTAACGGTACCAGATGTTATTAAAGAGGTGCGCAACAAGAGACAGATTCGTCGGCTATGTGTACTGCCTTTTGACTTGCAAGTCCGTGAGCCCCGAACGGAGAGTGTGAAGCACTGTGTGGAATTTGCCAAAAAGACCGGTGACTATGCTAGTCTCTCGGGCATCGACATTAAAGTGATTTCTTTAACATACGAACTTGAGGTGGACAATGTAGGCTCTGAACATTTACGAAGTGAACCTGTTCTCTCGAAAGTGGTGGCATCTAAAGAGAAGCCTGAGGAATTACAAGAAAACACGAAGTTAGCAGGATGGTATAATCCAAGTGGTGGATCAAGTAGtgaagatgaagaagacgaCTCTGAACCTAATGGCTACGTAGAAGACGCTGGGGATAACAAGGAACTTGATGCTGTGAAGAATGCAATtgatttgcaaataaataacCCAACCGAAAGTCATAATAATGACAATGAGATAACACAAGAAGAGCTTGataaattctttgaaaaattgagaTGCGATGAGAATGATGACGCTTGCGATATACTTGTTCCTCAAAGGACTGGAGATAATGAACAAGATCATGATTCTGATGAATTAGATGGCGATGATAATCAGGAAACAACTATAACTCAATCTGAATCTACCATAGATGATGAAGACAACATTGATGGTGGTTGGATTACTCCAGCTAACATTAAAAAGGTGAAAAAATCACTAGAAGGTAAAGTGGAATCAATGGTTGTTCCCCATGTTGCGTGCATGTCGACAGATTATGCTCTTCAAAATGTATTAAAACAAATGAATTTGCAAATATGTGCGCTAGATGGGCGCGTTATTAAAAACCTGCGTACATATATTTTGCGCTGCTATGcatgttttaaaacaacaagtATAATGACAAAAGTTTTTTGTCCAAATTGCGGCAACAAAAGTCTTAAACGAGTGGCTGTTAGTTTAGATGAAAATGGGAAGCAAGTT ATTCACATAAATACACGTCGGCCCCTGACGGCCAAATATAAGAATCAGAGCTTACCAAGATTCCAGGGAGGAAAACATTCGCGCAATCCAATACTTTTTGAAGATCAACCGATACCAAGGCAAATGCCTTCGCGTGTggcaaaaactaaaacaaatgcTCTAGATGATGATTACATAGCTGGATTTTCACCATTCGTTATGCGCGACGTCGATTCGAAGTCTGCAATACTGCGTTCAAAAGGCAATCTCAAGGAATGGGCACGAAATAATACTTTCGAAGAGGATCGCCGTAAAAAACATTACAATAGAGTGTACAAATAA